The Naumovozyma dairenensis CBS 421 chromosome 3, complete genome genome has a window encoding:
- the ERV25 gene encoding Erv25p (similar to Saccharomyces cerevisiae ERV25 (YML012W); ancestral locus Anc_5.540), producing the protein MKTIRQLSVVLFLTLLNLAFGLHLDIEAKQESDPEPVCIRDFVSEGQLVVINIDSDGRVGDGQQLNVFVRDSNGNEYRRKNDFAGNVRVAFTAPSSTSFDVCLVNMGTKGMKRSVELDIESGSEARDWNQISANEKLKPIEVELRRIEELTDEIVDELQYLKNREERLRDTNESTNRRVRNFSILIIIVLASLGAWQITYLKRYFRTKHII; encoded by the coding sequence ATGAAGACGATCAGACAACTTAGTGTGGTACTATTCTTAACTCTATTGAATTTGGCATTTGGTTTACATTTAGATATCGAAGCTAAGCAAGAATCTGACCCGGAACCAGTTTGTATTCGTGATTTCGTCAGTGAAGGTCAATTAGTTGTTATCAATATCGATTCTGATGGTCGTGTTGGTGATGGACAACAATTGAATGTCTTTGTTCGTGATTCTAATGGGAATGAATATCGTCGAAAGAATGATTTTGCCGGTAACGTTCGTGTCGCTTTTACTGCACCATCAAGTACATCATTCGATGTTTGTTTAGTCAATATGGGTACTAAAGGTATGAAGAGATCTGTTGAATTAGATATTGAAAGTGGTTCTGAAGCTCGTGACTGGAATCAAATCAGTGCTAATGAGAAATTGAAACCAATCGAAGTAGAATTaagaagaattgaagaattaacTGATGAAATCGTTGATGAATTacaatatttgaaaaacagAGAGGAAAGATTAAGAGATACTAATGAATCGACTAATAGAAGAGTTAGAAATTTCTCTATCTTGATCATTATTGTCTTAGCTTCATTGGGGGCATGGCAAATTACTTACTTAAAAAGATATTTCAGAACCAAGCATATCATCTag
- the RAD33 gene encoding Rad33p (similar to Saccharomyces cerevisiae RAD33 (YML011C); ancestral locus Anc_5.539), producing MAGHDNKTSAKVSQEQVDKFINATVPDEIEDEILNALVGFNLNHDMNTNDLNDFFELLQLPRDLYKLVPVDNVVVEGTNIIDFNKIVRATYELLIFLDNSEIINNLWQLMVTCSGRDKQYPHVILVNHILSVKDLQKIATFADLDQSSGIIQMMTCATSGKRVYMTYLDFAIILGKLGYLRF from the coding sequence ATGGCAGGTCATGACAATAAAACATCTGCTAAGGTGTCTCAAGAACAAGTGGATAAATTCATAAATGCAACTGTTcctgatgaaattgaagatgaaattcTGAATGCACTTGTTGGATTTAATTTAAATCATGACATGAATactaatgatttgaatgaCTTTTTCGAACTATTACAATTACCTCGTGATCTTTATAAACTTGTTCCTGTGGATAATGTAGTCGTAGAGGGGactaatattattgatttcaataaaattgtGAGAGCTACATACGAGTTATTAATCTTCCTAGATAATtctgaaattattaataatctTTGGCAATTGATGGTTACTTGTTCTGGTCGGGATAAACAATATCCGCATGTTATATTGGTGAACCATATCTTGAGTGTGaaagatttacaaaaaatagCAACATTTGCTGATTTGGATCAATCTTCTGGTATCATTCAAATGATGACATGTGCAACAAGTGGGAAAAGAGTTTATATGACATATTTAGATTTCGCTATAATATTAGGTAAATTGGGATATTTACGATTTTAG
- the SPT5 gene encoding transcription elongation factor SPT5 (similar to Saccharomyces cerevisiae SPT5 (YML010W); ancestral locus Anc_5.538), producing MSDKENSLDTSTSDTTPKTATSDQVSPPVEDVASTASSDDKKRPRDDGKDVENSTENKEGESSKETENNDDNNDNNENDNGDDDDDDDDDDDDDDDEDEEQPAKRRRQERNRFLDIEAEVSEDEEDEEDEEDSELVREGFITHEADEEEGATASGRSDKLHRQLDQDLNKTSEEDAQRLAKELRERYGRSSSKQYRAAAQSGYVPQRFLLPSVDTATVWGVRCRPGKEKELVRKLLKKKFNLDRAMGKKKLKILSIFQRDNYVGRIYIEAPKQSVIEKFCNGVPDIYIAQKLLIPVQELPLLLKPNKSDDVTLSEGNYVRIKRGIYRGDLALVDQISENNLDVMLKIVPRLDYGKFDEIDPVTNQRKSKRATYAHRAPAQLFNPTMALRLDQANLYKRDDHHFTYKNEDYIDGYLYKSFRIQYVETKNIQPTVEELAKFGSKDGAVDLTTISQTIKKAQAARVTFQPGDRVEILSGEQRGSKGIVVGTTTDIATVKLPSYPLKPLEFPVLSLRKIFEPGDHVTIINGEHQGDAGLVLMVDQGQVTFMSNQNREEVTITANNLSKSIDSTPTSSEYSLHDIIELSAKNVACIIQAGHDIFKVIDETGKVSTITKGTILGKVNTARSRVTTVDGNGNEIKIGDSIVEKLGARREGQVLYIQTQQIFVVSKKIAENAGVFVVNPANVETVSAKENLLNNKLDLNKMNPDIISQMGPPGSSSPNTTFQKPQMRTGREVALGKTVRIRLAGYKGQLGIVKDVNGDKATVELHSKNKHITVDKTKLLYYNREGGEGITYEELVNRRGRVPQARLGPSYVSAPRHMNSMSQVGQVGAPLSGGMTPGWSSFDGGKTPAVGAHGSSSSVGSTSTWGGASTWAGQGAAGAASTWGGGGASAWGGQGGNTSTWGGQGGATSTWGGASAWGNKSSYGGVSTWASGGEANGAASTWGGASKHANAGGASTWAANNEGGTSTWGGASKHAGNSSTWGGNTDNSQQH from the coding sequence ATGAGTGATAAAGAGAATAGTTTGGATACGTCCACTTCTGATACTACTCCTAAAACAGCCACATCGGATCAAGTTTCACCTCCTGTTGAAGATGTTGCTTCTACAGCTTCTAGTGACGACAAGAAGAGACCAAGAGATGATGGCAAAGATGTTGAAAATTCCACAGAAAATAAGGAAGGAGAATCTAGTAAAGAAACTGAAAACAACGATGATAACAATGATAACAATGAAAATGAcaatggtgatgatgatgatgatgatgatgatgacgatgacgatgacgacgatgaagatgaagaacaaCCTGCAAAAAGGCGCCgtcaagaaagaaatagatTCTTAGATATTGAAGCTGAAGTCagtgaagatgaagaggacgaagaggatgaagaagattcaGAATTAGTTCGTGAAGGTTTCATTACTCATGAAGctgatgaagaggaaggCGCTACTGCCAGTGGAAGAAGTGATAAATTACATCGACAACTAGATCAAGATTTGAATAAGACTTCTGAAGAAGACGCGCAAAGATTAGCTAAGGAATTAAGAGAACGTTATGGTAGAAGTAGTTCCAAACAATATAGAGCTGCAGCCCAAAGTGGGTACGTTCCTCAAAGATTCTTATTACCAAGTGTTGATACTGCAACAGTTTGGGGTGTCCGTTGTAGACCCGGtaaggaaaaggaattagTCCGtaaattgttgaagaaaaaatttaatcTGGATAGAGCTATGggtaagaaaaaattgaaaattctTTCCATTTTCCAAAGAGACAACTATGTGGGTAGAATTTATATTGAAGCTCCAAAGCAATCtgtcattgaaaaattctgtAACGGTGTTCCAGATATTTATATTGcacaaaaattattgattcCAGTTCAAgaattaccattattgtTGAAACCAAATAAATCAGATGATGTCACTTTATCAGAAGGTAACTACGTTCGTATCAAACGTGGTATCTATAGAGGAGATTTGGCCCTAGTAGATCAAATTAGTGAGAATAATTTAGACGTCATGTTGAAAATTGTACCTCGTTTAGATTATGGTAAATTCGATGAAATTGATCCAGTAACTAATCAACGTAAATCTAAGAGAGCCACATATGCACATAGAGCACCAGCTCAACTATTTAACCCAACGATGGCATTAAGATTAGATCAAGctaatttatataaaagagATGATCATCATTTCACTTACAAAAACGAAGATTATATCGATGGTTACCTTTACAAATCGTTTAGAATACAATATGTGGAAACGAAAAATATACAACCTACTGTGGAAGAACTAGCTAAGTTTGGTTCCAAAGACGGTGCAGTTGATTTAACAACAATTTCTCAAACTATTAAGAAGGCACAAGCAGCAAGAGTTACTTTTCAACCAGGTGATCGTGTTGAGATATTAAGCGGGGAACAACGTGGATCAAAGGGTATTGTCGTCGGTACTACTACTGACATTGCCACTGTTAAATTACCAAGCTACCCATTGAAACCATTAGAATTCCcagtattatcattacGAAAGATTTTCGAACCTGGTGATCATGTAACTATCATTAATGGTGAACATCAAGGTGATGCTGGTTTAGTGTTAATGGTTGATCAAGGTCAAGTGACATTCATGTCTAATCAAAATAGAGAAGAAGTTACCATTACAGCAAATAACTTATCTAAATCTATTGATTCTACTCCAACGTCGAGTGAATATTCATTACATGATATCATTGAATTAAGTGCCAAAAATGTTGCTTGTATTATTCAAGCCGGTCACGATATATTTAAGGTAATTGACGAAACTGGTAAAGTCTCTACGATTACTAAAGGAACAATATTAGGTAAGGTGAATACGGCTCGTTCTCGTGTAACGACAGTGGATGGGAATGgtaatgaaattaagaTCGGTGATAGTATTGTAGAGAAATTGGGTGCTCGTCGAGAGGGTCaagtattatatattcaaactCAACAGATCTTTGTTGTCTCTAAAAAGATAGCGGAAAATGCTGGTGTCTTTGTTGTTAATCCAGCCAATGTGGAAACTGTTTCTGCTaaggaaaatttattgaataataaattggatctaaataaaatgaatcCAGATATAATTTCGCAAATGGGACCACCAGGATCGTCATCGCCAAATAcaacttttcaaaaacCACAAATGAGGACAGGTCGTGAAGTCGCGCTAGGTAAAACTGTACGAATTCGTCTTGCTGGTTATAAAGGTCAATTAGGTATAGTTAAAGATGTTAATGGTGATAAAGCTACTGTTGAATTACATTCCAAGAATAAACATATTACTGTTGACAAAACTAAATTACTATATTACAATCGTGAAGGTGGTGAAGGTATTACATACGAAGAACTAGTGAATAGACGTGGTAGAGTCCCACAAGCAAGATTGGGTCCAAGTTATGTCAGTGCTCCAAGACATATGAACAGTATGTCTCAAGTTGGACAAGTTGGTGCTCCATTAAGTGGTGGTATGACTCCAGGTTGGAGTTCGTTTGATGGTGGTAAGACGCCTGCAGTTGGCGCTCATGGGTCTTCATCTAGTGTTGGTTCTACATCTACATGGGGTGGTGCTTCAACTTGGGCAGGCCAAGGTGCAGCTGGTGCCGCATCAACATGGGGTGGTGGTGGTGCCTCAGCCTGGGGTGGCCAAGGTGGTAACACGTCTACATGGGGTGGACAAGGTGGTGCTACATCTACGTGGGGTGGGGCTTCAGCTTGGGGTAATAAATC